GCAATTCGCGGCGGGTGCTTGGGTGTGTCTTGGCGTTGGGGTTGTCTCGGGGTGAGTGCCCGGTTGTGCGAGGTCATCGGCGGGTTTCTCGGTCGCTGCGCCTGGCCGCGGGCAATTGCGGTGATCGCGGCGCTCTGGTTGTGGTCTTCGGGTTCGCTGTTGCCTTGCCCGGTTTTTGGTGGGTGGCGCGGGATGGTGTGGGATTTTTGCTTCATTCGGGACTGGGGGCGGCGGTGTTGTTGATAGCGTGACGACGGTGGGCTTGGTGCGTTGATCGGAGATTTTGGTGGTGTATCGGCATCTGGTGGACGTGCACGTGGCGCTTGTTCGGGGCGACGGTCACGTGCTGCTGATCCGGCGGCGTGACAGCGATTCCCGATTCGACGGGCTCTGGCACCTGCCTGCCGGGAAGGTCGAGGCGGGGGAGTCGCTGGTGGCCGCGGCCGTGCGGGAGGTCGCGGAGGAGGTGGGGGTGGTGGTGCGTGGGGAGGATTTGACGTTTGTGCACGTCACGCACGCTGTTGCGCCTGCGGTCGAGGCTCGGGTGGGGGTGTTCTTCGAGGTGCGTGAGTGGGGTGGGGAGCCTGTTGTCCGTGAACCCGAGAAGTGTTCCGAGGTGGGGTGGTTCGCGGTCGGCGCGTTGCCCGGTGACCTGCTGGACTACTCGGCCATCGGGTTGTCGGTGATCAGGGGGCGGGTTGCGGGGGAGCAGGTCTCCGGTGGGAGCTGCTTCAGCGTTTATGGGTGGGGTGGGTGATTGAGGGGTGCGGCCGGGTTAGGCGCCGAAGCACACGAATGGGCGACGTAGGGGGTCCACGGCGGTCGCCTCCGCCAGGGCGTGGGGGGTGGGGCGGCCGCTGGACAGGAGTTTGTGGAAGGTCTCCATGGTCAGGGCGGCGGCCTGGTCACCCACCTTGTTGACGGCGGCGACCACCGTCCGTGAGCCGCTGGCCAGGAGGGCGCCCGCGAAACCCAGGGCTTCGTCACCCGGTCGTATGTGGCTCAGGGCCAGGGAGCACGCGGCGAGGATCACCTGTTCGGGTGCGGTTCGCAGGCGGGCGGTTTCGTGGGCGAACAGGGGGCCGTCGGCCAGTTCCAGGCGGGAGAACAGGGCGTTGTCCGACTCGTGCTCGCCGTGGGCGGCTATGTGGGCCAGGCGGGCGCCGTCCAGGTGGGTCAGGACTTCGGCCACTTCTTCGGCCGTCACCGCGTCGGGGTAGGTGGCGCGCAGGTTGCTCACCTCGCCCACTGCCTCGGGCAGGTTCGGGCCGCCCACCAGGACCACGCGAGAGGCCGAGGACCCGGGTGCCGACGCCGCGTTCAGCCAGGCCGTGGCGGACGGGGCCACCACCACCGGGCGGCCGTGCAGGGACGGCAGTGCGTTCCACGGCACGGCGTAGAGGTCGCCGGTGGGGACCACCACCAGGTCGCGCCCGCCGACCAGGGGCGACAACGGGGCGATCAGCGCCCCGTCCAGGACCTCGGCGCGGCGGGCCGCCGACGCGGTGATGGCGTCCGCCAGGGGTTTGGGCAGGCGGTCCGGGGCCAGGGCGTCCAGGTCGGCGTGGAGCTGCCTGGCTTGTTCGAAGACCTCCGTCGCGTCGCCCAGGCGCACCAGGGTCGCGTCGCCCTCGGCCAGGACCACGGCGGACAGGACGTTGCCGTGCGCCACGAAGCTCACCATCGCGCGATCACCCAGTCGGGCGTGCACGTCGGTCACCCGGCACACCGGGCGAGGGCGGCCCCACACGCTCGTGTGCCACCCCAGTCGGGCGACTTCGCGCTGCAACGGCTCCAGGCGGGCCTCCAGCTCGTCGGCGGGACGACCGTCCAGGCGCGCCTGCTGCACGGCCCGCGACAGGGTCCGCGACTCGGCCACGCGCCGCGCCAGCACGGGGTCGTCGATCGCGGGCAGGGGCTCGTAGCGGTAGACCTGGGCCCGGGTGCGCTCCAGCCAGTCGAACGCGGTGCCGGCGTCCCCACCCCGGTCGAGGACCAGGCCGATGGCGAGTTCGCCCAGCTCACGGCCGTGCACGGCGGTGCCGCACAGCAGGTCCAGGCCGCCGACGCGGTCGCGCGCCAGGCCCAGTTCGGCCAACCCCTCCTCGGCCTCGCGCAGCGCCGCGGCGGGTGAACCGGTCGCCACGGCCAGCTCGGCCCGGCACAGCCGCAGCAGCATCCGGTGGTCGATCGGGGTGATCGGGCCGGGCACCGGCACGCGGGCCAGCAGCTCGCGGGCGGTGGTGACATCGCCCCGGCGGACCGCCATCCGGACGGCGAGCAGCGTCGCCACGGCCGCCTCGTCGGTGAGGCCCACCGACCGCAACCGCTTCGCCAGGCCCGCCGCCTTCGCCGGGGTGGCGAGGGAGGAGGGGAACGGGGTGGGCGAGGTGTGGTGGTGCGCGAGGGTCGGGTGCGGCCGGGGCGGGATGACGGTCTGTTCGGGGGTGGTCGCCTGGGCGGGGATGGTCGCCGCGGGCCGGGGACCGGGGGCGGGGGTGTCGGTGGAGTGGTCGGCGACAGGCTGGTCGAGAGCGACCCGGCCCACGGCCTGAGCTGCGGCCTGACCCGCGTCCCGGCCTGAAGCCCGACCTGCGGCTTGACCCGCGCCCCCGCCTGAAGCCAGAGCCGCGTCCTGACCGGCACCCCGACCGGCACCTTGATCGGCACCCCGACCGGCGTCCTGCCCCGCCGCGAACTCGGCCCGCATCCGCATCAGCGCCGCCAGCTCGGCCCACGGCTTGCTCCCCCGCCTGCCGAACCGCCGCCGCGCCCGCGCCGCCAGGTCGCGGGCCACCGCGTGATCCCCCTGCAGCAGCGCCGCCGCGGCCCGCCCCAGCTCCGCCTCCGCCAGGTCCTGCCCCACCCGCC
This portion of the Saccharothrix syringae genome encodes:
- a CDS encoding NUDIX domain-containing protein, which produces MDVHVALVRGDGHVLLIRRRDSDSRFDGLWHLPAGKVEAGESLVAAAVREVAEEVGVVVRGEDLTFVHVTHAVAPAVEARVGVFFEVREWGGEPVVREPEKCSEVGWFAVGALPGDLLDYSAIGLSVIRGRVAGEQVSGGSCFSVYGWGG
- a CDS encoding CHAT domain-containing protein, coding for MPPSRAAVPATEPVRNSVELASELREQGYRAASAGRPADAVELLRRALGALPAPPGAATLRIRILITLSYAEAETGSVDDGLAHLTTADGLVAGLPEGPERLGLGAIVQDQRALILHRAGRTSDAIALYDESVRRLEEGRAAGAVDATALSTALINRGLTNIAFGLPEAAERDVRRTIELAEAEDEPLLKAKALNNLGDVAQLSGDLPAALGHYERAGRALSALAPDLVPRLRIDQARTLLAAGLAAEAAKHLDEALVVLRRRRVGQDLAEAELGRAAAALLQGDHAVARDLAARARRRFGRRGSKPWAELAALMRMRAEFAAGQDAGRGADQGAGRGAGQDAALASGGGAGQAAGRASGRDAGQAAAQAVGRVALDQPVADHSTDTPAPGPRPAATIPAQATTPEQTVIPPRPHPTLAHHHTSPTPFPSSLATPAKAAGLAKRLRSVGLTDEAAVATLLAVRMAVRRGDVTTARELLARVPVPGPITPIDHRMLLRLCRAELAVATGSPAAALREAEEGLAELGLARDRVGGLDLLCGTAVHGRELGELAIGLVLDRGGDAGTAFDWLERTRAQVYRYEPLPAIDDPVLARRVAESRTLSRAVQQARLDGRPADELEARLEPLQREVARLGWHTSVWGRPRPVCRVTDVHARLGDRAMVSFVAHGNVLSAVVLAEGDATLVRLGDATEVFEQARQLHADLDALAPDRLPKPLADAITASAARRAEVLDGALIAPLSPLVGGRDLVVVPTGDLYAVPWNALPSLHGRPVVVAPSATAWLNAASAPGSSASRVVLVGGPNLPEAVGEVSNLRATYPDAVTAEEVAEVLTHLDGARLAHIAAHGEHESDNALFSRLELADGPLFAHETARLRTAPEQVILAACSLALSHIRPGDEALGFAGALLASGSRTVVAAVNKVGDQAAALTMETFHKLLSSGRPTPHALAEATAVDPLRRPFVCFGA